A single window of Anaerocolumna chitinilytica DNA harbors:
- a CDS encoding DUF3877 family protein, producing the protein MDTRFCFVVPSNGVTYVHEKIEDRPFLKEFIKAISEQDQTLSEILSIFHRYSDCVICNKMDNGEFDYLIYFSDGLPDAYMYCLKFENCCHLL; encoded by the coding sequence ATTGATACGCGGTTTTGCTTTGTGGTTCCTTCCAATGGAGTAACTTATGTGCACGAGAAAATTGAAGATAGACCTTTCTTAAAGGAATTCATCAAAGCAATTAGTGAGCAAGATCAAACATTATCTGAGATATTAAGTATTTTTCATCGATATTCAGATTGTGTAATATGTAATAAAATGGATAATGGTGAATTTGATTATTTGATTTATTTCAGTGATGGATTACCGGATGCCTATATGTATTGTTTAAAATTTGAAAATTGTTGTCATTTACTTTAA
- a CDS encoding VOC family protein, with amino-acid sequence MEKLLHSILAVFPTLNIEETAKYYNEVMGFRMVKYLDVKEPHICLYRDRVEIILTRANSEKIYTNRELYGYGEDSYFITDNQEALQNEFISKGAKIVRPLHMTDYNNLEFVLEDIDGRWIAFGMKQK; translated from the coding sequence ATGGAAAAACTTCTTCATTCAATACTTGCAGTGTTCCCAACGCTGAATATCGAAGAAACCGCGAAGTATTATAACGAGGTTATGGGATTTAGAATGGTTAAATATTTAGATGTAAAAGAACCCCACATATGCCTTTACCGTGATCGTGTGGAAATAATATTGACTAGAGCAAATAGTGAAAAAATCTATACAAATAGAGAACTCTACGGGTATGGGGAAGATTCGTATTTTATTACGGACAATCAAGAAGCATTACAAAATGAATTCATAAGTAAAGGAGCCAAAATTGTTCGTCCGCTCCATATGACAGATTATAATAATTTAGAATTTGTGTTAGAAGATATTGACGGACGGTGGATTGCTTTTGGAATGAAACAAAAATAA